The genomic window GCAATTACCAAAAACCCAAACTAATCAAATATCTGTAGTTAGCCAGTTAATTACCGAATCAGTATATGAAATAAACAACCCCATTAATTGGATATCTGGCAATCTTCAAGAAGCGCAAGTAGTTATTAAAGACCTGATTAATAATTTACAACTATGCCAGCAACAATTCACTGATATACCACCGGAAATTTTGCAGAATATTCAAGAACATGGCAGGGAAGATTTAGTTTCACAATTATCTAAAATGATGATATCAATGCAAGTAGGGACAGATCGTCTTGAGCAGATTGGTAATAATTTAACAACTCAAATTAAACAATAGACCTCTTACATAAATGCTTAACCCGCATTTCTCACAAACAGTAGGGGCGGGTTCACAGATATACTCGAATCATTCACGAAGATTTTGCTAAACCCGCCCCTACGGACTCTGGACTGAGGTTGCAAGAATTGGTGAGAAATCCGAGTTAAGCTGTCATGTTGAGCGAAGCGAAACATCTCAAAGATTATACATTTCATTCGCAACAAGCCTAAATTTGTGCATTAGATGTAGCGACTGTCTTAAAAGTCAAGCGATCGGGAGCAAAAAAATGAAGCAGAGAAAGTAAAGAAAAAAGAAACAAGAGGAAAAAACAACATTCCAAAGCGAGCCAGTCATGCTGCGATCGGTAAACACAGAAGTCAAAGCACAACAAGCTATGGTGAATCATCTTGGTATAAAAAGATGATCTCAATTATGAAGACACAGTTGCAGATTCATCATTAACGCGCCAAGGTAAATTGTCTCTGACCATAGCATTTAAAATGACTAACATTTTATGAACGCAAGCAGTCAGAGCCAATTTCTTAGATTGGCTTTACTGACATGAATTCCTACCCATTGACCAGTATTTTCCATCTTTCACCCTCACAGATAACCTCAATCTTGGTAGATTTTCATCCCCTTGATTTCACTCATCCTTGCCCGATACGGACTGTATACTTTAATTCTCTATACTTAAACTTAAAGTTTTGCCCCTGGCGACTGTTCGAGTTCTGTCAAAGAGATTGTTGTAGTGACCCATGCTACGAAGCAGTCTATTTTGACCAAGGTTGTGACGGTCTACTACTTCCCTCAATATACAAGGTTGGGTTACGCGTAGCGCAACCCAACATGGACTCGGAAACTCAACATAGATATTAGACCATGACAGCTTATAGCGTTTCTTACTGGAGTTTAGACTCTTATATTTAGACTAAAAATTGGGTCAAGAAGTGAGCTGATAGAGAAGATATAAGAGAATACCGTTTAGTTACGGGTAATTTAAGGATACAGAACAGCAAGCAGATCCTAGTTGCTTCACAACTTCCTCATCTTCTAATTGTAAATTGTGGATAGTAACACCTAGACGATCGCCATGCCAGCGAGAGAATAAGTATGAACGCCATACAATCTACAGAAAATTCCCGTCATTCCTTAGTCTACGGGCCGGTCAAATCTTGGCGATTTGGGCGATCGCTGGGTATTGATCCAATTGGAGAAGTTTCTAGTTGCTCGTTTAATTGCGTCTACTGTCAATTAGGGCAAATTCAAGTACACACCACTGAACGCCAGATTTTTGTACCTACATCTCAAATCATTGAGGATTTGCGGCGATCGCTATTACCCAATAAAAAAATAGATGTAGTTACCCTCAGTGGTAGTGGTGAACCGACATTAGCCTTAAATTTAGATGAAATTTTAGCGATCGCCAAACAGTTGACAAAACTGCCAACGGTAGTATTAACTAACAGTTCACTCCTAGGCGATCGCATGGTACGCGACGCTTTGCAACTAGCTGATATTGTATCTGTTAAATTAGATGCCATTTCGTCACATCAATGGCAGCGCATCAATCACCCAGTAGGGATAATAAATCTACCAGATATTTTGGCAGGTATTGCCCAATTTCGCGGGGAATATACAGGACATCTCGCTATCCAAACAATGGTTTTGTCTTCCTGGACGACAGAAATGCTAGAAGATTATATCCAACTGTTACAGCGTCTGAGTCCTGATGAAATTCAACTTAACATTCCATCTCGACCCCGCGCTTTGGTTCGTCAGTTGGATACTAGGGGGAATAATGCGGTTGAATCCGGGTGTGGTAATTTGAGCCAACTTAAGTGTATCAGTGTCAATGTCCTCAATGCTTTAGCTGATGCCATTTACGATGCAACCAAAATTCCAGTACGCTGCGCCCCGATAGCTTTGTCATAGTTCACCGTTTACAAGGAATCAACAGATGGAAACCGAACAAACCAACCTATCACTAATACGCCCAGAAATTCCCTCTGGTCATCTTAACATCATGGGTTATATTGATGAATCAGAAGTGAATGGACCTGGTTGTCGTGCTGTTGTTTGGGTACAAGGGTGTCCGAGGGAATGTCCTGGCTGTTTTAATCCCGATTCCTGGACATTTGAGATGAACCAACTAGTAACTGTTGATAGTCTAGTTGAGCAAATTTTAAGCAAACCCCAAAATACCGGCGTGACATTTTCTGGTGGAGAACCATTTTGGCAAGCACCAGCCCTAGCTGATTTAGCCCGTAAGCTAAAAGCTGCTGGTTTAAATGTCATGTCTTTTAGTGGTTTTACCCTCAAGCAACTCCAATCAGAATCCGCACCTCCAGGTTCTCAAGAATTATTAGCACAATTAGATATTTTGATTGATGGGCCGTTTGTAGAAACTTTAGCAATTAATTCTCCAGATTCCCCTGTTTCCTCTCGGAATCAAAAAGTTCGCGTATTTAACCCAGCTTTTGCTGACAAAATTTCTTGGGCTAGCGACCAGATAGAAGTTCACATCCTCAAAGATGGAAATCGTATTGTCACCGGTTATCAAGGTTGGCTGGAATTGACTTAAATCAGTTAACAGTTATAGCACTTCTCG from Nostoc sp. UHCC 0870 includes these protein-coding regions:
- a CDS encoding 4Fe-4S single cluster domain-containing protein yields the protein METEQTNLSLIRPEIPSGHLNIMGYIDESEVNGPGCRAVVWVQGCPRECPGCFNPDSWTFEMNQLVTVDSLVEQILSKPQNTGVTFSGGEPFWQAPALADLARKLKAAGLNVMSFSGFTLKQLQSESAPPGSQELLAQLDILIDGPFVETLAINSPDSPVSSRNQKVRVFNPAFADKISWASDQIEVHILKDGNRIVTGYQGWLELT
- a CDS encoding radical SAM protein; amino-acid sequence: MNAIQSTENSRHSLVYGPVKSWRFGRSLGIDPIGEVSSCSFNCVYCQLGQIQVHTTERQIFVPTSQIIEDLRRSLLPNKKIDVVTLSGSGEPTLALNLDEILAIAKQLTKLPTVVLTNSSLLGDRMVRDALQLADIVSVKLDAISSHQWQRINHPVGIINLPDILAGIAQFRGEYTGHLAIQTMVLSSWTTEMLEDYIQLLQRLSPDEIQLNIPSRPRALVRQLDTRGNNAVESGCGNLSQLKCISVNVLNALADAIYDATKIPVRCAPIALS